The genomic stretch CCTAGCTAAGGCATATCGCGTCATGGCAGATAATCGTGATGATCGCACGGTCGAACGGGTCGAAAAATATAATGAGTCGGGCTTTGTTTGGGACTGCACGCGCTGCTATAACTGCAATGAAGTTTGTCCAGTAGAAGTGCAACCCCTAGATCGGATTTCCCAAATCAAGCATGAGATTCTCGCTAATCGTGATTTGCCAGAATCTATGCCACAGCGTCATCGTCATACTCTGCTCGATTTAGTCAAAGAAGATGGTTGGATCGATGAAAGTAAATTTGCGGTACGACTAGTCAGTGACGATTTCAAAGATTTAAAAGCATTGCTGGGTATTTTTCCCGTCGGTATTCGGATGTTGCTAAGTGGCAAAATCCCCTATCCTTGGCAATTCAAAAAGTCGGAAGGAGCAGCCGAAACTAAAGCTCTAATTGAGGCGATCGCTTCAGCAAAAACAGAAAAATAAGAGACGGTTCGCATAGCAAACCATCTCTTAGAGAAACTAGGGTACTTAAACATGAAAAGTACATTGCAAGGCGAACTTGTCCCAGAGATTAATCGGATCTTGAAACCGCATCGGATTGGTCGTGCTTATCCTGAATTGCGTTGTACCTTTGGTGGTCGTTCAACAGTGCCCGATATTACTGTTTTCAAATGGGAGAGAATTCCCCGTGAAGCTAATGGTGAGGTCTCTAATACTTTTGCGATCGCACCCGATTGGACAATAGAAATCCTCTCACCCGATCAAAGTCAAACCAAAGTAACCAAAAATATTCTGCATTGCCTAAAGCACGGCACACAAATGGGTTGGCTAATCGATCCAGATGAAAAAACGGTATTTGTCTATCAGCAAAAACAAGAAATCGAAGTTTTTGAAGAACCAGAGGCAATTCTTCCCGTTCCAGATTTTGCTAATGGCTTACAACTTACAGACAAAGACTTATTTGCGTGGCTATTAGATTGAGTATGGTTTTCTTAAACCACATCTTGTAACCATTGCCGACAAGCTCTCATGGCGACATTTCGACCTTGGTGAAGAGCGATCGCGACAAACTGGGGAATTGCTTCGGTAATTTTTAGATTTGGGAAGATGGGACTCATTGCAGTGGCGATGTAGCGATCACCTTGCAAAATGTAAATCAATAATTGGCGATCGCTGTAGCACCATAGCTCTTTAACTTGTAAAGCTTCATAAGCTTTTAACGTTGCAAAAGTAGGCAGGGAGGGGTTTTATAAAAGATAACCACATCGTAAATAAAACCCCTATGAAAGAGATTAACTGAGATCTTGCAGCATTCGTGAAAGAGTCAAGTGGGAATGGGTTTGAGAATAATTTCAAAGCCATGACGAGCAGCAATATCGGCACTAATTTGAAGATACCTGAGAAGTTTCAACCAAAGGACAGAAGGGAATAAAACAGAAAGGGTTAAATCACAGGTAGCTTTCCAGTCCAAGATGGGAGGAAACGACCATTGATCAATCCAATGAGCCAAAAGATAAGAAAGCAGAGAGAGGATAAGCCAACGATAAACGCCAAGTTTTGTAGATTGCCCAAAACAATGCAAACCAAAGCGATGTTTGATGGTTTTGAAGAATCCCTCAATCGCCCAACGCTTACGACCTAACATCACCAGATAAGCGCCAGAATAAGGATGAGAAGAGACCACAAAGCGTAACTCCCGTTTACTATCGGCTCTTTTGAGCCAGAACCAAGAGATCGTCAAAGGCGTACTTAGCCCTTCCAGTAAAATTAGTTGTCCACGTTTGCCATGGGGATAAAGTTGTTTGACGGTACGTCCATCTTGAAGTTTACGATTGTTGCGGACACCGACAACGATGCGCCAAGACTTGGCGCGGACAGCATTGAAAAACTTCACCGTACTAAACTCAGTATCAGCAAGGACAATCACAGTCTTGCCTTGGGTTAGTTGCTTGGGTACTGTCCCCAATAACTTACAAGCTAAGTCAGAGGGACTGGAGTATCCTTTGCCGCGCCATACTCTAAAACTCCATGGTACGCGCCACTCTCCATAGACCAGATACAGTACAACCAGATGTAGTCCTCGCTTTCCGTTGAGGATTCTCACCCATGGGTCTGGTTCGTTTGGGGTGGGATTGCTCAAATGTAAAAACTTGCCGCTTTTTTCTAAGGTGGTCAGGTCTATCAGTATCTTTAATGGCACTCTCTTCGATGGGCGATGCTTGGCGATTTGCCCCAAAATTGACAGCCTTGTTGCTCGAATTAGTCCTCTTGTTGACCAGTTATAGTGATTGAGAAATCGGCTTAATGCACTCGCTGATTTTACCTGTGTATGTTCTGGATAGGGATGCCCTTGCGCTTCCAGAAATAGCCCTAATATTGCATTCAGACTTGCTTTTTGATACACACTTGGCATCAGACAAATTAGGCTATACACTAAACCTTGGGCGTGCTTAACGATGCTTTCCATAATCGTTATTTAATTTACTACTACGCCCTTTTTTTCACATCTTTACTCTCTTTGCAACCCCTTTCCAGAATGGTGCAAGTTCTCAGTTAACCTATTCCGAGAAAAGTTGCAGCAACATCTGCAATGGAATAGAGCAAGACTAGCCAGAGATTAACCTATTCCGAGAAAAGTTGCAGCAACATCTGCAATGGAATAGAGCAAGACTAGCCTTTGTGTGCATGTTCTTGATCGCGCTAATGCGAGTAAAGACAGTAAACCTAGCTGAAATTGCCACAGGATTTAGTGGTTATGCCAAAGTCGAATCACACTATAAGAGGTTACAGAGATTTTTTCGAGACTTTGAAGTGGACTATGAAAACATCGCACTCATGGTAGTCAAAGTCATGCAAATCCCCGAACCTTGGGTAATTTCTATCGACCGCACCGATTGGGAATTCGGTAAAACCGTGTTTAATGTGCTGACATTGGGAATAGTGCATTACGGTATTGCATTCCCGTTGGTATGGATGATGCTGGACAAAAAAGGTAACTCAAACACCCGTGAGCGCTGTGAATTGTGTAATCGATTTCTGGAAATATTTGGAGACCGCAAAATCGACTTTTTGAGTGCAGACCGAGAGTTTGTCGGTGAGGGAGACTGTCAAGTAAAATGTGTAAAGTCTAGAAGCTAGATATGGAGACGATCCTCAAAGAGGATGGCAAAGCGATTAAGTGCAGGCTTCCAATCGCGAATCGGCATCGTCCATTTCTTGGAAATATTCCGCATGGCAAGATAAACCAGCTTGAAAGCCGCTTCATCGGTCGGAAAAATCTGTTGAGATTTAATCACCTTCCGCAAGCTACTATTCATCGATTCAAGTGCCTTGGTGGTATAAATCGCCCTACGAATCTCAGGGGGGAAAGTAAAGAAGGGGATAATGTTCGCCCAATGACTACGCCAAGACTTGGAGATTGATGGATATTGCTTGTCCCACTTTTCAGCAAACAACTCAAGGTTAAACTCCGCCTCCGACTCCGTTGCAGAGCTATAAATAGCCTTGAGGTCAGCACAAACTTGCTTACGCTGTTGCCAAGGTACAAAAGCGACCGAGTTTCTGACCATGTGGACAATGCATAACTGCACCTGAGTTTTAGGAAACACAGTCTCAATGGCATTAGGGAAACCAGTCAAGCCATCGACACAGGCAATCAAAATATCTTTGACCCCACGGTTATGAATTTCGGTGAGTACTGACAACCAGAATTTCGCACCTTCATTCGGAGAAATCCACATACCCCATACTGGACTTAGAAGACTTATCGCAACTTAAGAGATTAAGAGCAAAGTGACGCAGCATCGCCATATTTTCAGGAGAATTATCTTTGCGAATACGGGAAGCATCTTCGTGAAAAGAGACATCTAAAACCCAATGCAATGAATTTTCAATCGACCAATGAGTACGAACAGCCTCTGCAATAACGGTTGCATTGGAAGGCAAGCTAGAAATGTAGTAGCGATTTTCAGTGGAGACTTTCCCATTGATTCTGCGTTCACTCTGAACTAAGGCAATAGTTTGTAAACCAGCCCATAGAGGCAATTGAGTCAGGTAATCCAAGTTAGGGATTGTCCGAAGTCGAGAACAGGTGCGTCATTTCCTGAAATCGATGGGAATGAGTTGTCGCCGAGTGGGTCTAATACCTGCTAAGGTTGACCCAGCAGCACAAGAGGAATTTCTCAAAAAAACTAGAACCACGCTTAGAGAAAGCTAAATCTGGACAAAGAGCCGTTTTCTTTGTCGATGCGGCACATTTTGTCCTCGGTGCTTATTTAGGCTTTTTGTGGTGTTTTGAACGCTTGTTTGTCAAATCTGGGGCTGGAAGGCAGCGTTTTAATGTCCTCGGTGCACTTAATGCTGTTACTCATGAGTTGATTACTGTGACTAATGATTCTTACATCAATGCTCATGTCAGGGAGTTGGGCAATCCCTTTATGTCACGAGCGAATCAGTAGTTTTGAGACAGCAGCCCAAAGAGGTGCTTTCCAACTGAGGCAAGTATGTCGCGATTTGTCGGTAAGACCGATCGCCACCTATGACAGCGAATATGGCAGTGCCGCATTTATAAATTTGACTGAGGATATCCCAGCAGACTTACTACTGCGTCTACGCCCGAATCGATGCTTGTACAAATCTCCTGAGGCATATAGTGGCTGTGGTCGTCCCCGCAAGCATGGTGATAAATTCCAACTTGCTAATGCTGATAGTTGGGGAGAAGCCCAATCAACTTTTACCCTAGAGGATGAAACGGTCGGACAGGTGCTAATCCAACAATGGTCTAATTTACACTTTAAAAAAGCAGCCCAACGACATTTCCACGTTATTCGAGTCACCCATCCCCATTGCTCTAGTTTGTGGTTAGCTTGGGTGGGTGAACAGATGCCGACTTTGTCTCAACTTTGGCGTTTGTACTTACGCCGTTTTGCTATCGACCATTGGAACCGTTTTGCTAAACAAAGATTACATTGGACTCTGCCCCTTTTGTTGACTCCTCAGCAAGCTTTGAGATGGAGTGACCTGAGGCAATTGCTCTCTTGGCAATTGTGGCTAGCACGTCAACTGGTTATTGATACTCCTTTACCTTGGCAGAAACCTCAAACTAATCTCACCTTTGGTCGGGTTGCTCAGGGCTTTGCGTCACTTTTAGTCAGGATTGGCTCTCCTGCTTGTGCTCCGAAACCTCGCGGTAAGTCTCTTGGTTGGAAATCTGGACGTAAGCGTTCTCTTCATCTTCGGTTTCCCATCATCAAAAAACGGGCTTCTCGTCCAAAAAAGGACAACAAAGACAACCCTAATTCCTAGTCCTGAATATTCTCCTTTGCATTCTCTTGGATTTGCTCAGTTCTCCATTTTCTGGGTTTCTTTTTCCTGCTCTTTTTTTCTTGTCTTAATCAACTTAGTCTAAACTCCAGTAGTTATCAATATCGATGTCAATTGTATCGAGACCTTGACAGTATTCTGGCTCTGTTACCGACTCAAGAAGATGGACTGAGATTACAGAAGCGATATCTGGAGTTACGAGAAAACTTATTCCTGTTTTTGGATGACCCCACCATTCCACCGACTAATAACTCTAGCGAACAATCTTTGCGTTGGAGCGTCATTTTTAGAAAAGTTACGAATGGGTTTCGCTCTGATTGGGGGCGTGATTTATTTGCGGCTGTTCGTTCCATTGTCAATACTGGAAGAAGACAAGGCTTTTCTGCTTTTGAGTCCATTCTCATCGCTTTGAACCCCGTCAAATCCTTGTTTGCTATAGGTTGAGCAATTACATTTATAGTTACTTTGCAGTTATCAAAAGATCAAACTTAATTCAAATCTTAAATACAAGGGGCAACTCACGAGTTGCCCCTTAAAAGTAGACTTATAAAACGCCTTTAGAGCTAGGAATCACACTGGCGCGACGTGGATCGACTTCGATCGCCACTTTCATCGCACGGGCAAAAGCTTTAAAAGCAGCTTCGATGATGTGGTGGGAGTTGCCGCTTTCTAAAAGGCGAATATGTAAGGTCATTTGAGCATGATTGACTACGGCTTGAAAAAATTCTTTCACTAGCTCGGTGTCGTAAGTCCCCACACGTTGATTGGGAATCACTAAGCCATAGACGAGATAGGGACGACCCGAAAAATCAAGGGCAACCTGCACCAGAGACTCATCAAGGGGAGCCACAAAATGTCCAAAGCGATTAATGCCCTTGCGATCGCCTAGTGCTTGTCCGAGCGCTTGTCCTAATACAATCCCCACATCCTCATTGGTGTGATGGTCATCAATATGTAAGTCGCCTGTAGCTTGGACATCAAGATCGATCAAGCCGTGGGAGCAAATTTGATGCAGCATATGATCGAGAAAGGGAATACCAGTATTGATATTGCCTTTGCCCGTGCCATCAAGATTGAGCGACACGGTGACATCGGTTTCACCAGTTTTGCGATGGACTTTGGCAATGCGAGGAGTATCGTAGGACATAGCAGAGCAGAATTGATAAAAGTTGTAAGTTGTAAAATGCCAGGTTTACTACACTTTAACCTTAAATTGCGATCGCATTATTTTTTGACGTAGCATGAAGAATCGATGTCGAGGTAATCATGCAAAAGATTTTCAAGTCTCTTCCAGTCGCCTTGGGACTGTCTTGTATGGCGATCGCGCCTGCTGGCTCGCAAACCATTGCTCAATCTCAAAACTATGGCGTTGCACCACCCGCTTGCCATGAGCAAACCCAGATTGCGCTTAATTTCTGTGCTGTGCGCTGGGCAAAAACCGCTGATTTTTTGCGATCGCTAGTTTATGAAGATATCAAGACGCAACTAACTTCAGCCAAGCAGATCCAACTGAAAGCGATCGAAACAAATTGGAATTCCTATCGCGAGAAACACTGCCTAGATTTGAGCAAACCATTCCGTACAGGTTCCATTTATCCATTGCTTTACCACAGTTGTCTAGCTAGGGTAACGAATGATCGCATTGCTGATTTGCTAGGCAAAAGTAATTCGCAACTTTCTCCCGATGAAACATCTCAGCGTCTTGCCAAAGTTCTCAATCAAGATAATCTCAAAAATTCGGCTGGGCAGATTCAATGGCTACGTTATCAATCTCTGCAATGTCGATTTGAGGCTTTACAGTTTACGGAGACACCTCAGAGGGCAAAGCAATGTCGCGATCGTTTAGCAGCAAGTCGGCTAAGGGAACTAGAGAAAATTAGATAGAGAATTGAGTGCCGCCACAGGGTAGGCAGCACTCGATTCACTCTCGATTCACTTATGATTAATTCTATTTTCTGTAATAAGAATGATTGCTGTGCCAAGAGCATAGGCAATAATATCCGCCCAATCAAAGGTGGAGCCTAAAACAATTACTAAGAGCCTGTACTGACGCAATCCTAGCTTGTCAATAAGATTTAGATACTGCAAGCCTTCGATCGCACAAGCAAAGATAAAAACTGATAGCGCTACGGCTTTGACTGGGGCTTGCCAAAAAGATCTAATAAAACAATAGATGAGAATGACAACCAGAACGTCTCCAACCAAAGGACGAATCAAGCGATCGTCAACCCAAATTGCAATACAGACTTCTATTACAAAGAGAAGAATTGTTAAAAGGAAGTATTTTCGATTGAAGGTAAGTCTATTCGCTAACATCTTTAAAATAAAAGCTTGTACTGAAAGAATAATAACGAAATAATGGCTAATCGCTTCTTATTTATACTGTTGTTGCTTTTGCAACTAATTTGTCTGGGAATACTGTGGATTAGTTGCTTTCCGGGCGAGCTTGCTGACCTACGCTTTTTTCTGATTGTGATTGTCTATATTTATGGAATCCCGATTGCAATTACATTTGTCGTGATCACTGTAGTTGGGATGCAAATCTTGAAGAAAATCAAATTTTTCCCTGCAACTCAAACTTTAGTAATTACTGCCGTGATAACTTTAGGTCTAACTGTAGTTTTATTGAAAACAAATCTGCCCCAAACCATTGCTTTTTCGATATCACGCCCCGCATTTGAGGAAGTTATTGCTAACGCAGATAAGCTCAACTCTATCTGTAATAGCAAACCAGTTAAACAACAGTTAGGCTTGTATCGCGTCATAGAATGCGATCGTGATCGCCGTGGTGGTATCTATTTTAGTACTGGGAACTTTCGCTTTATTGATATCTCTGACTTTTATGGATTTGCCTATCAGCCTAACCCCGATGGGAACTACCACTTTGGCTCTGATGTTTATGAATATTATCCCATTGTCGGGGAGTGGTATGGATTTACGGCAGGTAAGCGTTCTTGATATTACAAGGGTTTTGCACTCAAAACCAAACCAGAAATATTTTGAAAACGTTGCTTCGCAACGTTTTCAAAATATTTCTTGGTTTGGTTGATCGAGAATTGCTGTATGGCAAACTTTATAACGCTTTGCGTTCAAACCCAATCCAAGAGATTTTTTGAAAAGCTTGCGAAGCAAGCTTTTCAAAAAATCTCTTGGGGACTGCGATCGCGCTCATCAGTCGCAATACATCTTAGCTTCGAGATAGCATAGACTCTGATAGGCTTAAACAGAGACTTCAGAACTAAGAGCGTTGACAACCCAAATGGCAACAAATATACCAACCAACCAAGTTTGGCACGCACTGACTGCTGAAGAAGCGATCGCGTCTTTGGATGTTAATCCAGAGCTAGGGCTAGAGTCTTGGCAAATTAGCGATCGCCGTGCGGTCTACGGGCGTAATGAATTGACTGGCAAAGCAGGACGTACCAAGCTGAGTATTTTTGTCGATCAGTTTACGAATATCATGCTGTTGATGCTGATGGGCGTAGCCGTGGTGTCAGCAGTATTGGACTTGCGGGTGGGTAGTTTCCCAAAAGATGCCGTAGCGATCGCTGCGATCGTCATTCTCAATGGGATTTTAGGCTATGTACAGGAAAGTCGCGCCGAGCAAGCATTGGCAGCTTTGAAACGGATGGCGGCTCCCAATGTGCGGGTATTGCGCGAAGGCAAAGTTGCGGAAATTCTGTCGGCAGAATTGGTGGTTGGCGACATTGTATTTGTGGATGCGGGGATGCAGATTGCGGCGGATGGGCGCTTACTGGAGGCGGCAAAGCTAAAGGTGCGGGAAGGGGCGCTCACAGGCGAATCGCAGGGAGTTACAAAGATTGCCGATCAAGTATTTGGAGAGGATGAGTCCTTAGGCGATCGGCGCAATATGGTCTTTCAGGGAACTGAGGTGTTGCAGGGGCGGGGGATGATGGTAGTTACGGCTACGGGGATGCAGACGGAATTAGGAAAGATTGCCAATCTGCTGCAAGATGTGGAATTGGAAGAAACTCCATTACAGAAGCGAATGACGGAACTATCGAAGGCGCTGGTAATCGCCTCCTTAGTGCTAGTAGCTCTGGTAATTGTGGTGGGACTATGGAGAAATGGGGACTTTGTGAAGTTACTCAATACTTCCCTCAGTATGGCAGTAGCCGCAGTTCCCGAAGGTTTGCCTGCGGTAATTACCGTGACGCTTGCCCTAGGAACGCAGAGAATGGTGAAGCGCAATGCGCTCATTCGCAAATTACCTGCGGTGGAAACCCTCGGTTCCGTTACAACCATTTGTTCCGATAAAACGGGAACTCTCACCCAAAATAAAATGGTTGCCGAAAGCCTCTTTACCGCGAATTATGCAGCACAAATTAATGGCACAGGTTATGAACCCATTGGCGAATTTGCGATTTCCCGTTTAGCAGGAGATATGCTCGCCAGTGATTTGAATGTTTATCAATGTCCTGAAATACAACTTCTGCTAGCTGCAAGTGCGATTTGTAATGATGCCTATTTGCAGAAAACTGGTTCTAACAATCAAGGAACAAAGGGCTTAAGCCCCTTGCCCGTTAACACTTCTCAATGGAAAATCATCGGTGATCCGACGGAAGGAGCCTTATTGACTCTGGCAGGTAAAAGCAATCTTTGGCAAGCCCAATTTACGAGCTATTTTACAAGGGTTGCGGAAATTCCTTTTACCTCTGAGCGCAAGTTAATGAGTGCGATCGCGGCGATTCAGAGTATGGATGCTGAAGATGCGCCCGAATCGATGCGAACGATCGCTAGTTTATTGCCCGATGCTCCCTATTTCTTATTTTGTAAAGGGTCTCCTGAATTGATTCTAGAGCGATGCGATCGCATTCAACTCGAAAAGCAAATTAGCTCCATTACAATTTCCCAAAGATCAGCGATCAATATCCAAAATACACTCCTTGCCACGAAGGGAATGCGCGTCTTAGGTTTTGCCTATTTGCCTTTAGATCATCTGCCAACGGAATCAGAACTTAATCATATTGAAAACAAACTGGTATGGCTGGGACTAGTGGGCATCCGTGACGCACTACGGTCAGAAGCAGCAGTTGCGGTGCAGGTGAGCCGCCATGCAGGGATTCACACGATCATGATTACAGGCGATCATCAACTGACGGCTCAAGCGATCGCCCGTGATTTGAATATCTTCTCTCCTGAAAACGATAAGGTATTGACGGGGCAAGAAATTGAATTAATGGATGATGATGAGTTAACGGAAATTGCGCGACAAACTGCTGTCTATGCCAGAGTCTCACCTGAGCATAAATTACGCATTGTCCAAGCATTGCAACGCGGAGGCGAAATCGTGGCAATGACAGGGGATGGGGTAAATGATGCTCCTGCATTGAAACAGGCGAATATTGGCATTGCGATGGGAATTACGGGAACGGATGTATCTAAGGAAGCGAGCGATATGATTCTGCTCGATGATAACTATGCGACGATTGTGGCAGCAACGGAGGAGGGGCGAACAGTTTACGCCAATATTCGCCGCTTCATTAAATATATTCTCGGTAGTAATGTCGGTGAAGTGATTGCGATCGCTTCTACGCCATTTCTAGGCTTTGGCGCAGTGCCTTTGACTCCACTACAAATATTATGGATGAATCTCGTTACCGATGGTGTGCCAGCCCTTGCCCTTGCCGTGGAACCCGCTGAAGCCGATGTGATGGAGCGACCTCCCTTTAATCCTCAAGAGAATATTTTTGCAAGGGGTTTAGGTTGGTATATTCTGCGAATTGGTGTGGTTTTTGGATTGCAGACGATCGCCTTAATGGAAATCGCCTATAACTCTGGCAATCTCTCATGGCATGAGCATTGGAAGACGATTACCTTTACGACGCTCTGTATCGCGCAAATGGGTCATGCCCTTTCCTGTCGTTCTGATTCCAAATTACTGATTGAATTAAATCCTATTTCCAATCCCTATCTGTTAGTGTCCGTCATATTCACCACAATTCTGCAACTGTCATTGCTCTATGTGCCAACATTACGGCAATTCTTCGGCACTGATGCGCTCACAGCGTCAGAATTGGGCTTATGCTTTGGATTTAGTATGCTCCTAGTCCTCTGGACGGAATCTGAGAAACTGGTGTCAAGATGGTGGGGTAAGCGTCGTACACCAAAATCCATTGTCAAGAATCAGCCCTAAGCCCTAGAAGCTATGAGAAGAAAGTTCCCTTGGTTGCGATCGCTAATTGTTTTAGGCTGTTTTGGTCTAGTAATTTCCTTTGTTGTTCCCTTACTCGATCGCATTATCCAAATCTATCAACTCGTCGCCAAATCATCGCCAATTTTGGGCGGCTTTGTGGTGCTGTTGGTGATGGGTGTATTAGCAGGCTTATTTTTTGTAACTTGGCGCTATATCAATCTCTTCCAATCGGAACCAACGCCACCACGCCCCATTCCTGACGCGCCCACCGACAAAATTGAGGCGGCTCAAGACAGTCTCGAAGCCCTAGAGCGCCAAGTTGAGCAGATCCAAGATGAGGTGATGCGGCGATCACTAGCTGAGCAGACCGAACAGTTAAAACAGAACTTCATTCGTCAAGAATTGCGCGTTGTCGTATTCGGTGTCGGCTCCGCAGGTAAAACTTCCCTCGTTAATGGCTTGCTAGATTTGTCACTGCAAGATATTGCCAGTAAAGGGGAAGTCGGCGCAACGATGGGAACTACGCAATTAGGCAAAGTCTATGCTCCCGTGCAGTTTCAAAATCTGGAAGTACCGATTCAATTTACCGATTGCCCCGGAATTTTAGAGGCAAGTGCCTTGGGTAGCGATCGTGAACAGGAATCGCGAAAAATTGCGACTGAGGCAGATTTGATCGTATTTGTAGTTGACGATGATTTGCGGCGTTCAGAATTTGAAGTCCTAAAAGCGCTTACGGAAATTGGTAAGCGCACGATTCTCGCTTTCAATAAAATCGATCGCCTTACCAAAAGCGATCGCGAAATGATTCACACCAGTTTGCGATCGCGGGTTTTGAGTTTTATCGCACCTGAAGATGTGGTAGCGATCGCCGCTAGCCCAAGTCCAATTACCCTCGACAATGGCGAAGTCGTCACCCCTAAGCCCAAAATCCAGCCATTGCTAGCGCGGATTCTCGATATTCTCAGCTATGAAGGCGATGAACTGGTGGCGGATAATGTGTTATTGCGATCGCAAAGGCTAACGGAAGAGACTCGCGAAGTTCTCTCTCAACAGCAACAAGCGGAAGC from Pseudanabaena sp. Chao 1811 encodes the following:
- a CDS encoding ribosomal maturation YjgA family protein — its product is MLANRLTFNRKYFLLTILLFVIEVCIAIWVDDRLIRPLVGDVLVVILIYCFIRSFWQAPVKAVALSVFIFACAIEGLQYLNLIDKLGLRQYRLLVIVLGSTFDWADIIAYALGTAIILITENRINHK
- a CDS encoding lysozyme inhibitor LprI family protein, which codes for MQKIFKSLPVALGLSCMAIAPAGSQTIAQSQNYGVAPPACHEQTQIALNFCAVRWAKTADFLRSLVYEDIKTQLTSAKQIQLKAIETNWNSYREKHCLDLSKPFRTGSIYPLLYHSCLARVTNDRIADLLGKSNSQLSPDETSQRLAKVLNQDNLKNSAGQIQWLRYQSLQCRFEALQFTETPQRAKQCRDRLAASRLRELEKIR
- a CDS encoding cation-translocating P-type ATPase; the protein is MATNIPTNQVWHALTAEEAIASLDVNPELGLESWQISDRRAVYGRNELTGKAGRTKLSIFVDQFTNIMLLMLMGVAVVSAVLDLRVGSFPKDAVAIAAIVILNGILGYVQESRAEQALAALKRMAAPNVRVLREGKVAEILSAELVVGDIVFVDAGMQIAADGRLLEAAKLKVREGALTGESQGVTKIADQVFGEDESLGDRRNMVFQGTEVLQGRGMMVVTATGMQTELGKIANLLQDVELEETPLQKRMTELSKALVIASLVLVALVIVVGLWRNGDFVKLLNTSLSMAVAAVPEGLPAVITVTLALGTQRMVKRNALIRKLPAVETLGSVTTICSDKTGTLTQNKMVAESLFTANYAAQINGTGYEPIGEFAISRLAGDMLASDLNVYQCPEIQLLLAASAICNDAYLQKTGSNNQGTKGLSPLPVNTSQWKIIGDPTEGALLTLAGKSNLWQAQFTSYFTRVAEIPFTSERKLMSAIAAIQSMDAEDAPESMRTIASLLPDAPYFLFCKGSPELILERCDRIQLEKQISSITISQRSAINIQNTLLATKGMRVLGFAYLPLDHLPTESELNHIENKLVWLGLVGIRDALRSEAAVAVQVSRHAGIHTIMITGDHQLTAQAIARDLNIFSPENDKVLTGQEIELMDDDELTEIARQTAVYARVSPEHKLRIVQALQRGGEIVAMTGDGVNDAPALKQANIGIAMGITGTDVSKEASDMILLDDNYATIVAATEEGRTVYANIRRFIKYILGSNVGEVIAIASTPFLGFGAVPLTPLQILWMNLVTDGVPALALAVEPAEADVMERPPFNPQENIFARGLGWYILRIGVVFGLQTIALMEIAYNSGNLSWHEHWKTITFTTLCIAQMGHALSCRSDSKLLIELNPISNPYLLVSVIFTTILQLSLLYVPTLRQFFGTDALTASELGLCFGFSMLLVLWTESEKLVSRWWGKRRTPKSIVKNQP
- a CDS encoding transposase, whose amino-acid sequence is MESIVKHAQGLVYSLICLMPSVYQKASLNAILGLFLEAQGHPYPEHTQVKSASALSRFLNHYNWSTRGLIRATRLSILGQIAKHRPSKRVPLKILIDLTTLEKSGKFLHLSNPTPNEPDPWVRILNGKRGLHLVVLYLVYGEWRVPWSFRVWRGKGYSSPSDLACKLLGTVPKQLTQGKTVIVLADTEFSTVKFFNAVRAKSWRIVVGVRNNRKLQDGRTVKQLYPHGKRGQLILLEGLSTPLTISWFWLKRADSKRELRFVVSSHPYSGAYLVMLGRKRWAIEGFFKTIKHRFGLHCFGQSTKLGVYRWLILSLLSYLLAHWIDQWSFPPILDWKATCDLTLSVLFPSVLWLKLLRYLQISADIAARHGFEIILKPIPT
- a CDS encoding Uma2 family endonuclease, which gives rise to MKSTLQGELVPEINRILKPHRIGRAYPELRCTFGGRSTVPDITVFKWERIPREANGEVSNTFAIAPDWTIEILSPDQSQTKVTKNILHCLKHGTQMGWLIDPDEKTVFVYQQKQEIEVFEEPEAILPVPDFANGLQLTDKDLFAWLLD
- a CDS encoding IS66 family transposase; protein product: MYRDLDSILALLPTQEDGLRLQKRYLELRENLFLFLDDPTIPPTNNSSEQSLRWSVIFRKVTNGFRSDWGRDLFAAVRSIVNTGRRQGFSAFESILIALNPVKSLFAIG
- a CDS encoding ISAs1 family transposase, encoding MDYLTQLPLWAGLQTIALVQSERRINGKVSTENRYYISSLPSNATVIAEAVRTHWSIENSLHWVLDVSFHEDASRIRKDNSPENMAMLRHFALNLLSCDKSSKSSMGYVDFSE
- the hisB gene encoding imidazoleglycerol-phosphate dehydratase HisB, encoding MSYDTPRIAKVHRKTGETDVTVSLNLDGTGKGNINTGIPFLDHMLHQICSHGLIDLDVQATGDLHIDDHHTNEDVGIVLGQALGQALGDRKGINRFGHFVAPLDESLVQVALDFSGRPYLVYGLVIPNQRVGTYDTELVKEFFQAVVNHAQMTLHIRLLESGNSHHIIEAAFKAFARAMKVAIEVDPRRASVIPSSKGVL
- a CDS encoding YcjF family protein; amino-acid sequence: MRRKFPWLRSLIVLGCFGLVISFVVPLLDRIIQIYQLVAKSSPILGGFVVLLVMGVLAGLFFVTWRYINLFQSEPTPPRPIPDAPTDKIEAAQDSLEALERQVEQIQDEVMRRSLAEQTEQLKQNFIRQELRVVVFGVGSAGKTSLVNGLLDLSLQDIASKGEVGATMGTTQLGKVYAPVQFQNLEVPIQFTDCPGILEASALGSDREQESRKIATEADLIVFVVDDDLRRSEFEVLKALTEIGKRTILAFNKIDRLTKSDREMIHTSLRSRVLSFIAPEDVVAIAASPSPITLDNGEVVTPKPKIQPLLARILDILSYEGDELVADNVLLRSQRLTEETREVLSQQQQAEAEKVVEKFQWLVVGVVFATPLPVVDLLATAAINAQMVVEIGRVYGCEINIDRGKELANSLTRTLVSLGIVKGVVQIVTTAISVTLVGLVLKATIQSVTAAYLTRIAGKSFIEYFSRDRDWGDGGIAEVVQRQFQLNRRDEFLKAFLQDAVNRVMVLVKQQM